In one Hippocampus zosterae strain Florida chromosome 10, ASM2543408v3, whole genome shotgun sequence genomic region, the following are encoded:
- the tada2a gene encoding transcriptional adapter 2-alpha isoform X3: MWSMFPSDDPFDKPPCRGCSSYLTEPYIKCAECGPSPFLLCLQCFTRGFEYKKHQSDHKYEIMTSDFPVLEPGWTAQEEMALLEAVMDCGFGNWQDVAYQMRSKSKEECESHYMKNFINNPLFSSTLLSLRKTKDARFADSAIPFKPTEDPPRPTFDSALSRDMAGYMPARADFMEEFDNYAEWDLKDIDFVDDDSDILHALKLAVVDIYHSRLKERQRRKKIIRDHGLINMRKFQVQEHCYPKEVQDLYDIMRRFARVTGPVEHDKFIESHALEFELRREIRRLQEYRRAGIKSSCSAKVYERAKRMREDERHKRTMLCDVLQYIQDGRACQQWLSKQAAIDAGITPAVTTITTSATGRRSAPPLNLTGLPGTEKLNEREKELCQVVRLVPGAYLEYKQALLNECRRQGGLRLAQARALIKIDVNKTRKIYDFLLKEGCITKA, from the exons ATGTGGTCCATGTTCCCCTCAGACGACCCCTTCGATAAGCCGCCTTGCAGAGGCTGCTCGTCTTACCTCACTGAGCCTTACATCAAGTGTGCGGAATGCGGACCTTCACCTTTCCTCCTATGCCTCCAG TGTTTCACTCGAGGCTTCGAATACAAGAAACATCAGAGTGATCATAAGTATGAAATCATG ACGTCAGACTTTCCCGTTTTGGAGCCCGGCTGGACTGCGCAGGAGGAGATGGCTCTGCTTGAGGCTGTGATGGATTGTGGCTTTGGCAACTG GCAGGACGTGGCCTACCAGATGCGCAGCAAAAGCAAGGAGGAGTGTGAGAGTCATTACATGAAGAACTTCATCAACAATCCTCTCTTCTCCTCAACGCTGCTCAGCCTGCGCAAGACCAAAGATGCTCGCTTTGCGGACAGTGCTATTCCTTTTAAAC CGACCGAAGATCCACCTCGGCCCACGTTTGACTCTGCGCTGTCTAGGGACATGGCGGGATACATGCCGGCCAGAGCTGACTTCATGGAG GAGTTTGACAACTACGCCGAATGGGATTTGAAAGACATTGACTTTGTGGACGACGATTCAGACATCCTCCATG CACTCAAACTGGCTGTGGTGGATATATACCATTCAAGATTAAAGGAGCGACAACGCAGGAAAAA gatTATTCGCGATCACGGACTCATCAACATGCGCAAATTCCAGG TCCAAGAGCATTGTTACCCCAAGGAGGTTCAGGACCTCTATGACATCATGAGACGATTCGCCAGGGTCACGGGACCTGTTGAACACGACAAATTTATTGAGAGTCATGCAT tggAGTTTGAGCTGCGGCGGGAGATCCGCAGGCTGCAGGAGTACCGCAGGGCCGGAATCAAGTCTTCCTGCA GTGCCAAAGTATACGAACGTGCAAAGCGAATGCGTGAGGACGAGCGTCACAAACGGACCATGCTGTGTGACGTGCTGCAGTACATCCAGGACGGACGAGCGTGCCAGCAGTGGCTCAGCAAGCAGGCCGCCAT AGATGCTGGCATCACACCGGCTGTCACAACTATCACAACATCAG CAACAGGCAGGAGGAGCGCGCCTCCCCTCAACCTGACCGGGCTGCCTGGTACAGAGAAGCTCAACGAGCGAGAGAAGGAG CTGTGCCAGGTGGTGCGCCTGGTGCCCGGTGCTTATCTGGAGTACAAGCAGGCCCTCCTGAACGAGTGTCGGCGTCAAGGCGGCCTGCGGCTAGCTCAGGCCCGAGCGCTCATCAAGATCGACGTCAACAAGACGCGCAAGATCTACGACTTTCTCCTCAAAGAGGGATGCATCACCAAGGCTTAG
- the tada2a gene encoding transcriptional adapter 2-alpha isoform X1, which translates to MDHLSSFGNDPFDKPPCRGCSSYLTEPYIKCAECGPSPFLLCLQCFTRGFEYKKHQSDHKYEIMTSDFPVLEPGWTAQEEMALLEAVMDCGFGNWQDVAYQMRSKSKEECESHYMKNFINNPLFSSTLLSLRKTKDARFADSAIPFKPTEDPPRPTFDSALSRDMAGYMPARADFMEEFDNYAEWDLKDIDFVDDDSDILHALKLAVVDIYHSRLKERQRRKKIIRDHGLINMRKFQVQEHCYPKEVQDLYDIMRRFARVTGPVEHDKFIESHALEFELRREIRRLQEYRRAGIKSSCSAKVYERAKRMREDERHKRTMLCDVLQYIQDGRACQQWLSKQAAIDAGITPAVTTITTSATGRRSAPPLNLTGLPGTEKLNEREKELCQVVRLVPGAYLEYKQALLNECRRQGGLRLAQARALIKIDVNKTRKIYDFLLKEGCITKA; encoded by the exons ATGGACCACCTCTCTTCTTTCGGGA ACGACCCCTTCGATAAGCCGCCTTGCAGAGGCTGCTCGTCTTACCTCACTGAGCCTTACATCAAGTGTGCGGAATGCGGACCTTCACCTTTCCTCCTATGCCTCCAG TGTTTCACTCGAGGCTTCGAATACAAGAAACATCAGAGTGATCATAAGTATGAAATCATG ACGTCAGACTTTCCCGTTTTGGAGCCCGGCTGGACTGCGCAGGAGGAGATGGCTCTGCTTGAGGCTGTGATGGATTGTGGCTTTGGCAACTG GCAGGACGTGGCCTACCAGATGCGCAGCAAAAGCAAGGAGGAGTGTGAGAGTCATTACATGAAGAACTTCATCAACAATCCTCTCTTCTCCTCAACGCTGCTCAGCCTGCGCAAGACCAAAGATGCTCGCTTTGCGGACAGTGCTATTCCTTTTAAAC CGACCGAAGATCCACCTCGGCCCACGTTTGACTCTGCGCTGTCTAGGGACATGGCGGGATACATGCCGGCCAGAGCTGACTTCATGGAG GAGTTTGACAACTACGCCGAATGGGATTTGAAAGACATTGACTTTGTGGACGACGATTCAGACATCCTCCATG CACTCAAACTGGCTGTGGTGGATATATACCATTCAAGATTAAAGGAGCGACAACGCAGGAAAAA gatTATTCGCGATCACGGACTCATCAACATGCGCAAATTCCAGG TCCAAGAGCATTGTTACCCCAAGGAGGTTCAGGACCTCTATGACATCATGAGACGATTCGCCAGGGTCACGGGACCTGTTGAACACGACAAATTTATTGAGAGTCATGCAT tggAGTTTGAGCTGCGGCGGGAGATCCGCAGGCTGCAGGAGTACCGCAGGGCCGGAATCAAGTCTTCCTGCA GTGCCAAAGTATACGAACGTGCAAAGCGAATGCGTGAGGACGAGCGTCACAAACGGACCATGCTGTGTGACGTGCTGCAGTACATCCAGGACGGACGAGCGTGCCAGCAGTGGCTCAGCAAGCAGGCCGCCAT AGATGCTGGCATCACACCGGCTGTCACAACTATCACAACATCAG CAACAGGCAGGAGGAGCGCGCCTCCCCTCAACCTGACCGGGCTGCCTGGTACAGAGAAGCTCAACGAGCGAGAGAAGGAG CTGTGCCAGGTGGTGCGCCTGGTGCCCGGTGCTTATCTGGAGTACAAGCAGGCCCTCCTGAACGAGTGTCGGCGTCAAGGCGGCCTGCGGCTAGCTCAGGCCCGAGCGCTCATCAAGATCGACGTCAACAAGACGCGCAAGATCTACGACTTTCTCCTCAAAGAGGGATGCATCACCAAGGCTTAG
- the tada2a gene encoding transcriptional adapter 2-alpha isoform X2, with protein sequence MDHLSSFGNDPFDKPPCRGCSSYLTEPYIKCAECGPSPFLLCLQCFTRGFEYKKHQSDHKYEIMTSDFPVLEPGWTAQEEMALLEAVMDCGFGNWQDVAYQMRSKSKEECESHYMKNFINNPLFSSTLLSLRKTKDARFADSAIPFKPTEDPPRPTFDSALSRDMAGYMPARADFMEEFDNYAEWDLKDIDFVDDDSDILHALKLAVVDIYHSRLKERQRRKKIIRDHGLINMRKFQVQEHCYPKEVQDLYDIMRRFARVTGPVEHDKFIESHALEFELRREIRRLQEYRRAGIKSSCSAKVYERAKRMREDERHKRTMLCDVLQYIQDGRACQQWLSKQAAIDAGITPAVTTITTSATGRRSAPPLNLTGLPGTEKLNEREKELCQVVRLVPGAYLEYKQALLNECRRQGGLRLAQARALIKIDVNKTRKIYDFLLKEGCITKA encoded by the exons ACGACCCCTTCGATAAGCCGCCTTGCAGAGGCTGCTCGTCTTACCTCACTGAGCCTTACATCAAGTGTGCGGAATGCGGACCTTCACCTTTCCTCCTATGCCTCCAG TGTTTCACTCGAGGCTTCGAATACAAGAAACATCAGAGTGATCATAAGTATGAAATCATG ACGTCAGACTTTCCCGTTTTGGAGCCCGGCTGGACTGCGCAGGAGGAGATGGCTCTGCTTGAGGCTGTGATGGATTGTGGCTTTGGCAACTG GCAGGACGTGGCCTACCAGATGCGCAGCAAAAGCAAGGAGGAGTGTGAGAGTCATTACATGAAGAACTTCATCAACAATCCTCTCTTCTCCTCAACGCTGCTCAGCCTGCGCAAGACCAAAGATGCTCGCTTTGCGGACAGTGCTATTCCTTTTAAAC CGACCGAAGATCCACCTCGGCCCACGTTTGACTCTGCGCTGTCTAGGGACATGGCGGGATACATGCCGGCCAGAGCTGACTTCATGGAG GAGTTTGACAACTACGCCGAATGGGATTTGAAAGACATTGACTTTGTGGACGACGATTCAGACATCCTCCATG CACTCAAACTGGCTGTGGTGGATATATACCATTCAAGATTAAAGGAGCGACAACGCAGGAAAAA gatTATTCGCGATCACGGACTCATCAACATGCGCAAATTCCAGG TCCAAGAGCATTGTTACCCCAAGGAGGTTCAGGACCTCTATGACATCATGAGACGATTCGCCAGGGTCACGGGACCTGTTGAACACGACAAATTTATTGAGAGTCATGCAT tggAGTTTGAGCTGCGGCGGGAGATCCGCAGGCTGCAGGAGTACCGCAGGGCCGGAATCAAGTCTTCCTGCA GTGCCAAAGTATACGAACGTGCAAAGCGAATGCGTGAGGACGAGCGTCACAAACGGACCATGCTGTGTGACGTGCTGCAGTACATCCAGGACGGACGAGCGTGCCAGCAGTGGCTCAGCAAGCAGGCCGCCAT AGATGCTGGCATCACACCGGCTGTCACAACTATCACAACATCAG CAACAGGCAGGAGGAGCGCGCCTCCCCTCAACCTGACCGGGCTGCCTGGTACAGAGAAGCTCAACGAGCGAGAGAAGGAG CTGTGCCAGGTGGTGCGCCTGGTGCCCGGTGCTTATCTGGAGTACAAGCAGGCCCTCCTGAACGAGTGTCGGCGTCAAGGCGGCCTGCGGCTAGCTCAGGCCCGAGCGCTCATCAAGATCGACGTCAACAAGACGCGCAAGATCTACGACTTTCTCCTCAAAGAGGGATGCATCACCAAGGCTTAG